The following coding sequences lie in one Cyanobacterium sp. Dongsha4 genomic window:
- a CDS encoding N-acetylmannosamine-6-phosphate 2-epimerase has protein sequence MSMKELQSSLVISCQAPSNSPLHDPDIIANIALACVNQGAKGLRIDSPNHIKAVRKLLPDIPIIGLWKQMGLDSDVYITPRLEDAIAVVEAGADIIAIDATQRKRPNGETLEKIIPHIQQNLGKLVMADIDTRENAIIARDLGVDFIGTTLYGYTQDTRQFTPPNFDLIEELVREINTPIICEGGIKNPEEAKKALDLGCFCVVVGTAITGIDLLAHSFIKAIK, from the coding sequence ATCTCGATGAAAGAATTACAATCTAGTCTTGTTATATCTTGTCAAGCCCCCAGCAACTCACCTTTACATGATCCTGATATTATTGCTAATATAGCCTTAGCTTGTGTAAATCAGGGAGCAAAAGGATTACGCATTGATAGCCCCAATCACATCAAAGCAGTGCGAAAATTATTACCTGATATTCCTATTATCGGCTTATGGAAACAAATGGGGTTAGATTCTGATGTCTATATTACCCCTCGTTTAGAAGATGCGATCGCAGTTGTGGAGGCAGGAGCTGATATAATAGCTATTGACGCAACTCAAAGAAAACGTCCTAATGGAGAAACACTAGAAAAAATAATTCCCCATATTCAGCAAAATTTAGGCAAGTTGGTAATGGCGGATATTGATACCAGAGAAAATGCGATTATCGCCAGAGATTTAGGAGTTGATTTCATTGGCACAACTCTTTATGGATATACTCAAGACACAAGACAATTTACTCCTCCCAATTTTGATTTAATAGAAGAATTAGTCAGGGAGATTAACACACCTATTATTTGTGAGGGGGGAATCAAAAACCCAGAAGAAGCAAAAAAAGCTCTTGATTTAGGTTGTTTTTGTGTCGTTGTCGGCACAGCAATTACAGGTATTGACTTATTAGCTCACAGTTTCATTAAAGCCATAAAATGA
- a CDS encoding Crp/Fnr family transcriptional regulator: MAQEKENQQSNIVNFLTTNTYLFKGFTEKDLWEFLPSEGLIREKLFSNRPVFTAFLPDESLDSLYIVLEGGPVIVRSNPLDRIISLTYAGGCFGMRSLNFSFGMATKSFPSLVEAYKTTYVTKIPLDNFIKIYESYSLVRDRYAKLFELREKFTYHILNCSSYPPQAVAALLRALIYQERELEHQPNRDGIYILDLSAEVISKACQLNQRTVEQVLKGMQKEGLIYLDKDNDTSEDVIHILNAEALKEVYSSTRDKVSWWPLK; this comes from the coding sequence ATGGCACAAGAAAAAGAGAATCAGCAATCAAATATTGTTAATTTCTTAACGACGAATACTTATTTGTTTAAGGGCTTCACAGAAAAGGATTTATGGGAATTTTTGCCCTCAGAAGGATTAATTCGAGAGAAGTTATTTTCTAATCGCCCAGTATTTACGGCTTTTTTACCCGATGAAAGTTTAGATAGTTTGTATATAGTTTTAGAAGGAGGACCTGTAATCGTTCGTAGTAATCCTCTGGATCGTATTATTTCTCTCACTTATGCAGGGGGATGTTTTGGCATGAGAAGTCTTAATTTTAGTTTTGGTATGGCAACGAAAAGTTTTCCTAGTTTGGTAGAGGCTTATAAAACTACTTATGTCACCAAAATTCCTTTAGACAATTTCATTAAAATATACGAATCTTATTCCTTAGTGCGCGATCGCTATGCTAAATTATTTGAACTAAGAGAAAAATTTACTTATCACATTCTCAATTGCAGTAGTTATCCTCCTCAAGCAGTAGCGGCTTTATTAAGGGCATTAATTTATCAAGAAAGAGAATTAGAACATCAACCTAATCGTGATGGTATTTATATCTTAGACTTATCCGCAGAAGTGATCTCAAAAGCCTGTCAACTAAATCAACGTACTGTGGAACAAGTATTGAAGGGAATGCAAAAAGAAGGTTTAATCTATCTCGATAAAGATAATGACACCTCCGAAGATGTTATTCATATTCTCAATGCAGAGGCTTTGAAAGAAGTTTATAGTTCAACCAGAGACAAGGTTTCTTGGTGGCCTTTAAAATAA
- a CDS encoding sulfate ABC transporter substrate-binding protein, translating to MLINKNLLLIGAIALGTLINSCGENNQVSNATGENQVVTEENKPITLTLASFAVTQSAYEKIIPQFAQQWEEKTGQKVTFNQSYGGSGSQTRAVIDGLEADVVALALSADVEKIESVGLIEAGWQQENPDNSIVTKSVVAFVSREGGKQVKTWTDLTNPDIKVITANPKTSGGARWNFMALWGQVIQSGGTTQQAENYVTQIYGNVPILPKDAREASDVFYKQGQGDILLNYENEILLAELKGEKQPYVVPTDYNISIDNPVAVVDQYVDKNGTREVAEAFVEYLFTPEAQREFAKVGFRPSNPEVFKEFESQYPPIQNLFTIDDFGGWAKVQDQFFGEGGVFDQMFARINKK from the coding sequence ATGCTTATAAATAAAAATCTCCTCTTAATAGGTGCGATCGCACTAGGTACATTAATAAATAGTTGTGGAGAAAATAATCAGGTATCCAATGCCACAGGGGAAAATCAGGTAGTAACAGAGGAGAATAAACCAATAACCTTAACCCTTGCTTCCTTTGCTGTTACCCAAAGTGCTTACGAAAAAATCATTCCTCAATTTGCCCAACAGTGGGAAGAAAAAACAGGACAAAAAGTCACGTTTAATCAGAGTTATGGCGGTTCTGGCTCTCAAACTAGGGCAGTAATTGACGGTTTAGAAGCCGATGTGGTTGCCCTGGCTTTATCTGCTGATGTAGAAAAAATAGAATCAGTGGGATTAATAGAGGCAGGATGGCAACAGGAAAACCCAGATAACAGTATTGTCACTAAATCAGTAGTGGCTTTCGTTTCCAGAGAAGGAGGTAAACAAGTAAAAACATGGACAGACTTAACCAACCCAGACATCAAAGTTATTACCGCTAATCCCAAAACCTCTGGGGGTGCAAGATGGAACTTTATGGCATTATGGGGGCAAGTAATTCAGTCTGGAGGCACTACCCAACAAGCGGAAAACTACGTTACTCAAATTTATGGCAATGTGCCAATACTGCCCAAAGATGCAAGGGAAGCCAGTGACGTATTCTATAAACAAGGGCAAGGGGATATTCTTCTTAACTATGAAAATGAAATTCTCCTCGCTGAATTGAAAGGAGAAAAACAACCCTACGTTGTTCCCACTGACTACAATATCTCCATTGATAACCCTGTTGCTGTAGTTGATCAATATGTGGATAAAAACGGTACAAGGGAAGTAGCAGAAGCCTTTGTCGAGTATTTATTCACCCCAGAAGCCCAAAGAGAATTTGCCAAAGTAGGTTTTCGCCCTTCCAATCCAGAGGTATTCAAGGAATTTGAAAGCCAATATCCTCCCATTCAAAATCTCTTTACCATCGATGATTTCGGTGGTTGGGCAAAAGTTCAAGATCAATTTTTTGGCGAAGGAGGAGTATTCGATCAAATGTTCGCTCGTATTAATAAAAAATGA
- a CDS encoding cation diffusion facilitator family transporter, whose product MVQDNRKKVRQVLIITLILNLVVLLLKAIVGIITGSLSLQADALHSVTDSANNILGLVTNQLSSPIPDRDHPYGHQKFEAIGALGIAAFLGIACFEIITGALNRIIFGGDPVKIGGNELWLLIIVLGINIFVAFYERNVGYKIGSKILIADATHTMSDVWITISVLFGLIGVWQSERLNLPQLQYLDILLAFPVAFLVLKSGWQVLTSNLPWLVDQVAIAPELIHKIVTEVPGVINCHDIASRGLLGRQIFIEMHLIVDTEDVKIAHDITEEIERKLEEKFAPVRILIHIEPPEYKSPKISYG is encoded by the coding sequence ATGGTTCAAGATAATCGCAAAAAAGTTCGGCAGGTTCTAATCATTACATTAATATTAAATTTGGTTGTTTTATTATTAAAAGCAATTGTTGGTATAATAACAGGCTCATTAAGTTTACAAGCAGATGCTTTACATAGTGTAACTGATAGTGCTAACAATATTTTAGGCTTAGTAACAAATCAACTTTCATCTCCTATACCAGATAGAGATCATCCCTATGGACATCAAAAATTTGAGGCGATTGGTGCTTTAGGGATTGCCGCTTTTTTAGGAATTGCCTGTTTTGAAATTATTACTGGTGCTTTAAATAGAATTATTTTTGGGGGTGATCCTGTTAAAATTGGAGGCAATGAATTATGGCTTTTAATTATTGTTTTGGGTATCAATATTTTTGTTGCTTTTTATGAGCGAAATGTGGGGTATAAAATAGGCAGTAAAATTTTAATTGCTGATGCTACCCACACCATGAGTGATGTGTGGATAACAATTAGTGTGTTATTTGGTTTAATTGGTGTTTGGCAAAGTGAAAGATTAAATTTACCTCAGCTACAATATTTAGATATATTATTAGCTTTTCCTGTCGCTTTTTTAGTTTTAAAAAGTGGTTGGCAAGTTTTAACAAGCAATCTTCCTTGGTTAGTTGATCAAGTTGCGATCGCACCTGAATTAATACATAAAATAGTAACAGAAGTACCGGGAGTAATTAACTGCCACGACATTGCATCAAGGGGTTTATTAGGAAGACAAATATTTATTGAAATGCACTTAATTGTTGATACCGAAGATGTAAAAATTGCCCATGATATAACAGAAGAAATAGAGAGAAAACTAGAAGAAAAATTTGCACCTGTTAGGATTTTAATTCATATTGAACCACCAGAATATAAGTCTCCTAAAATTAGTTATGGATAA
- the cysT gene encoding sulfate ABC transporter permease subunit CysT, translating to MKDITRIFEKISLPWAITIGYLTIILIIPMIALIIKSSTLGFSQFWQVATSDIAIATYNVTFITALLAGGINGILGTLVAWVLVRYEFPFRKIIDATIDIPFALPTAVAGLVLATVYSDTGWIGQFFAPFGIKIAFTQLGVFVAMLFISLPFVVRTLEPVLQEMEKEVEEAAWSLGATDWQTFTKIILPPLIPPILTGVALGFSRAVGEYGSIVVISSNIPFQDLIAPVLIFQRLEEYDYVGATVIGTVLLFISLILLLVINLLQQWGRRYAES from the coding sequence ATGAAAGATATTACCCGCATTTTTGAGAAAATTTCCCTTCCCTGGGCAATAACTATCGGTTATTTAACGATTATTCTCATTATTCCCATGATAGCTTTAATTATTAAGTCTTCTACTTTGGGATTCTCTCAATTTTGGCAAGTTGCCACATCTGACATCGCTATTGCTACCTATAATGTCACCTTTATTACTGCGTTATTGGCAGGAGGGATTAACGGGATTCTCGGCACATTGGTGGCATGGGTTTTAGTGAGATATGAGTTTCCTTTTCGTAAAATTATCGATGCGACTATTGATATTCCCTTTGCTTTACCCACTGCGGTGGCGGGATTAGTCTTGGCAACAGTTTATAGTGATACGGGCTGGATTGGACAATTTTTTGCACCTTTTGGCATCAAAATCGCTTTTACTCAATTAGGAGTATTTGTGGCGATGTTGTTTATTTCTTTGCCCTTTGTCGTTCGTACTTTAGAGCCTGTATTGCAGGAAATGGAAAAGGAAGTGGAAGAAGCGGCTTGGAGTTTAGGGGCAACGGATTGGCAAACTTTCACTAAAATCATTTTACCCCCTTTAATTCCGCCTATTTTAACAGGGGTTGCTCTCGGTTTTTCTCGGGCAGTGGGAGAATATGGTTCAATTGTGGTTATCTCCTCTAATATTCCTTTTCAAGATTTAATCGCACCAGTGTTAATCTTTCAACGCTTGGAAGAATATGACTATGTGGGAGCAACAGTTATTGGTACTGTTTTACTATTTATTTCTTTAATTCTGTTACTGGTAATTAATTTGCTACAACAATGGGGGAGACGTTATGCAGAAAGTTAA
- a CDS encoding NIL domain-containing protein → MTITQPQSLKISLHIPPKYLQQSIIFDLASTCNLKVNITSALLGEEADGDGWFNLILTGTKNSLRLALEYLSTLEIEVWTNQDNKQILLQDWDFEGWLLQD, encoded by the coding sequence ATGACTATCACTCAACCACAATCTTTGAAAATATCCTTACATATCCCCCCAAAATACTTGCAACAGTCAATCATTTTCGACTTAGCCTCCACCTGCAATTTAAAAGTTAACATTACCTCCGCCTTATTGGGAGAAGAAGCCGATGGAGATGGTTGGTTTAATTTAATCTTAACAGGCACAAAAAACTCTCTCAGACTCGCCCTTGAATATCTTTCTACCTTAGAAATAGAAGTTTGGACAAATCAAGATAATAAACAAATCCTACTCCAAGACTGGGATTTTGAAGGTTGGTTATTACAAGATTGA
- the cysW gene encoding sulfate ABC transporter permease subunit CysW, producing MQKVKSLETWLIVIAVGYLALVLLIPAVAVFYEAFHLGMQPFWEALQQREFIEAVKLTLIIAFISVPLNTIFGLCASWVIARNEFKGKAFLMSLIDLPFSISPVVAGLMIVLLYGRNGWFNPLLEYFDVKIIFALPGMVLATIFVTFPFVAREVIPVLQEVGTEQEEAARTLGASDWQIFWRVTLPSIRWGLLYGVLLCNARAMGEFGAVAVVSGSIIGKTATLPIFVELAYKNYQTQTAFSAAVVLGFLAALTLIFKEILERKTKIKEV from the coding sequence ATGCAGAAAGTTAAGTCTTTGGAAACATGGTTAATTGTCATTGCCGTTGGTTATTTGGCATTGGTATTGTTAATTCCAGCGGTGGCGGTTTTTTATGAGGCTTTCCATTTAGGGATGCAACCTTTTTGGGAGGCTTTACAACAAAGGGAATTTATTGAAGCGGTTAAACTGACTTTGATTATCGCTTTCATTAGTGTACCTTTAAACACGATTTTTGGTTTATGTGCCTCTTGGGTGATTGCCCGTAATGAGTTTAAGGGAAAGGCGTTTTTAATGAGTTTGATTGATTTACCTTTCTCTATTTCTCCTGTGGTGGCTGGTTTGATGATTGTGCTTTTATACGGCAGAAATGGTTGGTTTAATCCTTTATTGGAGTATTTCGACGTTAAAATCATCTTTGCTTTACCCGGTATGGTATTAGCTACTATTTTCGTTACTTTTCCCTTCGTGGCGAGGGAGGTCATCCCAGTATTACAGGAAGTAGGAACAGAGCAAGAAGAAGCGGCTCGAACTCTAGGTGCTAGTGATTGGCAAATTTTCTGGCGGGTGACGTTACCAAGTATCCGTTGGGGGTTGTTGTATGGGGTTTTGTTATGTAATGCCCGTGCGATGGGGGAGTTTGGTGCGGTGGCGGTAGTTTCTGGGAGTATCATTGGCAAAACTGCGACTTTACCTATTTTTGTGGAGTTGGCTTATAAAAATTATCAAACTCAAACGGCTTTTAGTGCGGCGGTGGTATTGGGATTTTTAGCGGCTTTAACTCTGATTTTTAAGGAAATTCTCGAAAGAAAGACAAAAATCAAGGAAGTTTAA